In the genome of Aphidius gifuensis isolate YNYX2018 linkage group LG6, ASM1490517v1, whole genome shotgun sequence, the window aaacgacagaaatttaaaaataaaatagttgtaATAATTCAGTCTGattaacttgataataatattgacatcGTGTATCGATTGAGAACAATTATTTTGCAATggaatcatttattaatttcaacgaaataataatttatttataaatttttttgtaaataacacAGTAGACGAATTTAAAGCGCAATTTACACAAATTTTTACcaattaatatctttttttatacataaaaaaaaaaaagattattaaaataaaaacgatgataataataataatttaatgtgaCTTGATGTAAAAgttgaaatgattttttattaattaactgaATTATGCGGCATTAAAATTATACGCAGTGTTTTGTAgtataatatatcaaattagatattagaaattaataatgaaaaaaaaaaaaatagaattgttAAGTTCAGcttgagaataaaataaaataaaaaaaaaataataataatgagaaaataaataaatgtttttcttttatcaactTGAGAAAAGGATGCTTGGACAAGGGCTCAAAGCCGTATTCCCAACTATATTATCTATATTATTGCCAATTGGACCCAAGGACCTCAAAGCATCACAGATTCTCATCATTTCCATTTTCCCATTCTCAGTGCATCCCTGAGTCTCAGCTACCAAACACGTGTTGATAACATTACTGTTGATAACGTCTGTTTTGATAACATTACTCAATATAattgtgttaattttattgtagaaaatagtttataatcaaaatgaatttgatatttcaaatcttttgtttttctttattgttttTGGAAGGAAGTTTTAGtgagtataatttattttttaaattaagttaCAAACATGGTAAATTAgagatgttaaaattattacaaattccATGAAACagatcatcaaataataatacagtgttttttttttaattgatttttaaagtttaattataaataaaataatataatttttgaaatagtgCAAATAGCATGGTTCTTTACCACGTTGTTTCGGCCTCACGTGTGTGTTGTTTTGCATTGTCTATATATCAACAGCAACTCACCTGTGAGATCAAGGTCACGTGGTGATTATCTCGTATCTcgtatacaataatattttttttacgatgcaaaaatttttacaatcacTATCAGCTCAGATATTTGACTATGattttagtatatataaaaaaaaaaaaacatacaaataataataaatgttatatttacaaaatattttcagaaATGATTTTCAAGTGTACAGGGATGGTAGGCAGGGACGCAGCTGtagtaaatgaaaatgatcAGCTTGTATGTTCATGttcagatgatgataatgccCACAGTTTTCTTTCATTTCTAATAAACGGTAGTGAAGTATATGATGATCAAGTAagctatattttaattaatgattaatgattatttaaaaaaaaaaaaaacaaaataaaaatcaacttgTTATTGTCTTAAAAGCctgatatttgttttttttttattaattttacatttgtaattaataatatatatttgtatttttttttttttttttttgtatcaagaTACCATTCAaggatataaataatatgatttttgaaaaatcatatgacaataaaacattcacttttaaaaaaaatgaagcagCTATTTGGGATAGAGGATATTATACATGTTTCAATTCTCATCATATAgctactatatatatatgggttAAAAGTgagtttttgaaaataataattgtttcgattgaaatattattactttaattaatttttttttcaatttttagcaaaaaaaagttttttttcgacGGTGGCATCTATATACACAGGTTCAATTGAATCACGTAGGTGGCTAAGTATTCCTTGTGTACCAAGCTCACCATGCTACGatgtgaaattatttaaagactctcaggtaattaataaattaataaaataataaaaaaaatgttatatttttcaagaatattataactttaatattattattaattttgttatattttttttgtaggaacttaaaattaataagacaAACGGTGTTGAGTTTGATCCTCGAAAAGGCTTTATCATCACCAATCCAAGTTATATCTATGTTCCTATTAATTATACTTGTTCAATAACATTGGATGGACGTACAGaaagttttatatatcattacacggaatttgattaattaaatatgattattatttatttaattgaaaaaaacacaatacgaaagaaatttaaaaataaaatagttgtaATAATTCAGTCTGattaacttgataataatattgacatcGTGTAtcgattgaaaataattattttgcaataaaatCGTTTACTAATTTTAAcgaattgataatttatttataaatttttttctttgtaaaaaaCACATTAGTGTAAATTGCGCTTCAATTTCGTCTACtatctttttaaatacataataaaaaacaagattatttttaaaataaaaacgataataataataattgaatgtgACTTGATGTAAAAGttgatatgatttttttattagttaatataTCAGATAAgatattagaaataaataataaacaaaaagaatagaataattattgttaagtTCAgcttgagaataaaaaaaaattaataaaaaattaatgataaaataaataataaactagagtaataaaagtttttttttttatcgacttGAGTAAAGACTGAAGAATGCAGAAGAATGCTTTGACAAGGGCCCAAAGCAGTTTTGCCAACTGCTATTGCCAAAATGCCAATTGGACTGATTGAACCCAAGTCCCAAAGTTAGCAAAGGTGCATCAGCATTGCAATTTGCAGTGCATCTCAGAGCATTGCAGAGCATCACAAAGTCTCAGCTACCAAACACgtgttaaaacaaaaaaaaaaaaaattgtcttgaaAACATTACTCAATATTattgtgttaattttattatagaaaataattaataatcaaaatgaatttgatatttcaaatCTTTTGTTTTACTTTATTGTTTTTGGGAGGAAGTTGTAGtgagtataatttattttttaaattaagaaacACACGTGGCAAATATTagagatgataaaataattgttataaaatttataaaatagataattcaaataataatacagtgttattttttcttttaattgatttttaaagtttaattataaataaaataatataatttgtaaaatagtCCAAATAGCATATGTTTTTTACCACGTTGACTCGACCTCACGTTCGAGTTGCTTGCATGAGCTTGCATCAACAGCAACCTCGTGAAGTCAAGTTCACCTGGTGATAAACTCGTattctaataaattaatttttttttttttcattaaactattatatttatttaatgatgcaAACATTTTAACAATCACTATCATCTCAGATATTTGgctttaacaataataatatataaaaaaaaaaaaaagatacaaacaataataaatgttataatatttaaaaatattttcagaatTGATTTTCGAGTGTACAGGGATGATAAGTGGTGACACTGCTGTAATAAATGAGGGTGATCACCTTATGTGTAGATGTTCAGATGATGAGTATCATCTCAGTCCTCTTTCAATGAAAATGGATTATGTTGTAGTAAATTTTGCTCTGGtaagctattttttatttaatgattattgaaaaaaaaaaaaaaaaaaaccgaaaatCAACTTGTTATTGTCTTTAAAGCCTgatatttgtttcttttttttttaattatatattttcaattaataatatatttgtttttttttttgtatcaaggAACCAACACGACTTGATGACGGTTTGATTTATGAAGCATCAAGCCACAATAGagcaataacttttgaaaaaaaaaaagtaatttatggAGATGCAGGATTGTATACATGtactaatgaaaaatataatgatgaaGCTAGTATATACGTATGGGTTAAAAGTgagtttttacaaataattattatcttaaataaaaaattattattttaatatttttttttattttaatttttagcaaAAATACGTGCTTTTGTGACGAGAAAATCTAACGAAACAATGGGAATTGCCTATCGCTCCCACATAAAAGTTCCTTGTGTACCAACTTCACCATGCtttgatgtaaaattatttcaaggcTCACAggtaattaataaactaacaaaattaattttaaaaatgttatatctttcaagaatattataactttatcattgttattattgttaataatagattattattaattttgttatcattttttttttgatctgtAGGAAGTTGCAGTAGATGAGACAAACGGTATTTCATTTGATGCTCGAGAAGGTTTTACAATAACAAATCCAAGTTATATACATGTTCCCACTGAATTTTCttgtaaaataatagttaatgAACGAACAGATAGTTGGACACTCAAATACACTAAATTTAACGATGAATAGGTCATTTTAATCAACTAATGTTAATTGCAACAGTGAAATGAATGGCTGACATTGTGTGAAAGAAAAGTTGTTTTTCTTCTTGTTAAGGCTTAGTAATTCACAGCTAAGTTCTTGGATTTCATttccaaatttaataaaaatttaataaatttataacacaaTACAAATTGattactgtatttattttattttgattctttaatacataaacaattagttaaaaaatcattatttaaacttgaattatttttaatgcaatgataatttatatttatttgttatttctatttttcaattgaattttatcttgataatatatattttatctttttcaattaatggACCATTATTATATcagcattaaaattatacacaGTGTTTTGTAGTATACATCAGATtagatatattataaattgataataaataaaaagaatagaaTTGTCAAGTTCagcttgaaagaaaaataaaaaaaaataataatgataaaaaagatgaaaaaccAGAGTAATAgaagtttttcttttatcaactTGAGGAAAGGATGCTTCGGCAAGGGCCCACAGCAGTATTGCCAATTGGACCCAAGCCAAGCTGCgttaaaaattgcaaatttgCAACAATTTGCAGTGCATCTGAGTGCATCTCAGAGTCTCAGCTACCAAAcggatgttgaaaaaaaaaaaaaatatatatatctgtctTGAAAGCATTACTAAATATTATtgtgtcaattttattaaagaaaataattaataatcaaaatgaattttatatttaaaattttttgtttttctttgttgTTTTTGGGAGGAAGTTGTAGtgagtataatttattttttaaattaaggaACACACGTGGCAAATTcaagatgataaaattgttataaaatttataaaataaataattcaaataataatcaactgtttttttttttaaattgatttttaaagtttaattgggaataatataatttgtaaaatagcATGGTTCTTCACCACGTTGACTTGGCCTCATGTTCGAGTGCTGGTATCAGCTTTGCATTGTCTATATGTCGACAGCAACTCACCTGTGACATCAAGTCTACGTGATGATTAACTCGTATTCTAATacattcatcattattttattttatttaattttttttttggtactatgatattattgatagtataaaaacaatgatacaaataataataataaatttacaaaatattttcagaaTTGAATTTCAAGTGTAGAGGAATGATAAGCAAGGACACAGctataataaatcaacatgAACCAGTTACATGCTCATGTTCGGATGATGTTAATCCCCTCAGTCgtctttcatttaaaataaataatgaaccAGTGAATGATACCCAAGTAagcaattttttgatgaatgattatttaaaaaataaaaaataaaactaaaataaattattgttattgtctTCAAAGcctaatatttgtttttctttttttttttttggtatcaAGAAAGTAACGAAAAACAGTAACCTCATGATTTTTGCAAGACCATACAACAACGAAacaataactttaaaaaaaaatagagtataCTATTGGGATGCAGGATATTATACATGTGTCaatgaattttacaattattcgTCTAGTATATATGTATGGATTAAAAgtgagtttttaaaaataataattattatgaataaaaaccattcattttgtattttttttgttttcaatttttagcAACAAACCGTCATTTTTTGGCAAGGGCAGATGAAGAAACAGCTACAATTCCTTCTCGTGACTTATTACACGTTCCTTGTATACCAACTTCACCATGTTACAATGTGAAATTATTTGCAGACTCACGGGTAATtagtaaatcaataaaattttatatttttcaagaatattataactttaatattattattaattttgttatatttttttttttgatctgtAGGAAGTTGCAGTTAATgagacaaataatattaagttTGATCCTCGAGAAggtttcataataaaaaatagagatTATATTTATGCTCCTATTCATTTTACTTGTTCAAT includes:
- the LOC122859065 gene encoding uncharacterized protein LOC122859065, which encodes MNLIFQIFCFTLLFLGGSCKLIFECTGMISGDTAVINEGDHLMCRCSDDEYHLSPLSMKMDYVVVNFALEPTRLDDGLIYEASSHNRAITFEKKKVIYGDAGLYTCTNEKYNDEASIYVWVKTKIRAFVTRKSNETMGIAYRSHIKVPCVPTSPCFDVKLFQGSQEVAVDETNGISFDAREGFTITNPSYIHVPTEFSCKIIVNERTDSWTLKYTKFNDE